NNNNNNNNNNNNNNNNNNNNNNNNNNNNNNNNNNNNNNNNNTTATACAGCAGACTGGAAGGGTTCATGCAGATTGTTTGTAGAGAGATAGTTCTGTAGTATCTAGCCAGACTGGAAGGGTTCATGCAGATTGTGGTAGAGAGGTAAGTTCTGTAGTTGTTTACTGCCAGGACTGGAAGTTCATGGTAGAGTTGTTTGGTAGAGAGGTAGTTCTGTGTTGAATACAGCCAGACTGGGAAGGGTTCATGCAGATTGTTGTAGAGAGATAGTTCGTAGTATCTTGCCAGACTAGAAGGTTCATGCAGATTGTTGGTAGAGAGGTAGTCTGTAGTGTGTATACACAGCCAGACTAGAAGGGTTCATGCAGATTGTTGGTAGAGAGGTAGTTCTGTGTTTATCAAGCCAGACTGGAAGGGTTCATGTAGATGTTTGGTAGAGAGGTAGTTCTGTAGTATCTTGCCGACTAGAAGGGTTCATGCAGATTGTTGGTAGAGAGGAAATTCTGTAGTTGTGTACAGCCAGACTGGAAGGGTTCATGCAGATTGTTGGTGAGAGGTAGTTCTGTAGTTTTATACAGCCAGACTGGAAGGTTCATGCAGATGTGGTAGAGGTAGTTCGTAGTATCTAGTCAGACTGGAAGGGTTTACTGCAGATTGTTGGTAGAGCAGGTAGTTATGTTAGTATCTAGTCAGCACTAGAAGGGTTTATGCAGATTGTTGGTAGAGAGGTAGTTCTGGTGGTATCTAGTCAGACTGGAACggtttcatgcacatttttccaaGGTTGgtttgatcaatcaatcaatcaattttattttatatagccttcgtacatcagctaatatctcgaagtgctgtacagacacccagcctaaaccccaaacagcttagtaatgcaggtgtagaagcaccgggtggctaggaaaaactccctagaaaggccaaaacctagaaaacctagagaggaaccaggctatgaggggtggccagtcctcttctggctgtgccggttgggGATtgtaacagaactatgccaagatgttccaaaaatgttcataagtgacaagcatgcagtcaataataatcatgaataattttcagttggcttttcatagccgatcatcaagagttgaaaaacaacaggtctgggacaggtggcggttccataaccgcaggcagaacagctgaaactggaatagcagcaaggccaggcggactggggacagcaaggagtcaccacgggcggcagtcccgacgcatggtcctagggcccaggtcctccgagagaaagaaaggaggcaGTTTTAAGGGAGGCAGTTTTAAGGGAATTAGGCATGGTGCCTGAATTAAGAAAGTGTTTTGTGATTTATGATTGTATGAGTCCTGTGGGAATAGGGTCCAAGGGGCAGGTAGTTGACCTCATATTATGGACCATTTCAGAGACAGATGTTGGGTTTGTCAATGAGAATGTGGTGAAACTGCAGCTGGGAGGCTCAGTGTGAAGCAGCGGGACAGGTCTGAATCAATGGGTAGATTGTACAGTGAAACTGCAGCTCCGAGGCTCAMTGTGAAGCAGAGGGACAGGTCTGAATCAAGGGGTAGATTGTACAGTGAAGTAAATGCTCCTTATTTTGTGTTCAGTGCCGCTTTGTATGCAGCCTGGTGATATACCAGGGCCTGGGGATGCAGTTAGGTTTGTATGCAGTCTGGTGATATACCAGGGACTGAGGATGCAGTTAGGTTTGTATGCAGTCTGTTGATATACCAGGGCCTGGGCATGCAGTTAGCAGCTTTCATAGAACGTAGATCACTGTTAAACTAGGCTGCAGAGTGTTTGTTTGACCGAATGAATATAACATTGCCTTAAATGCAGAGTTAGATGTCAAGTTTAAATTCACATTCATCACACATCTTCACTAATCAATCAACACATGCTTTCCTTTGGACGTATCAATATAATATTActtaatgaaatacattttaaaaatacccTTTTTTGTcaggaaataaaataaacatttcctTATACTGggttacccactccagtcagctgATGACGATGCTGCCAGTGTGaggtataatctagtggacgggacaCTTCAACAACAACAGCGAGTCAGTCACTTCAGTAGCTTGCTAGGCGACATGGCCTAAACATTCAAGCTTTTTAGACTGTTTCAGTGCATATTTGCCTATATGTTTTAGACATACTTCTGTTTTATAGCGAGTTTCCCCATTTATTTTCGTATTTACGTTGTTAGTCAGGCAGATGTCTTAAATGTGCCTAGCGCTAGGCTAgtcgctaatgctaactagctagctaaaatctccGACCATGAGTTCACGAAGCTACTCTCCTCCTGTTAAAGAAGAGggggtctgctggacggagaaagaaggtctggggctgaacattgtcgtgaaagaggaggagggagaagaggatgtCACAGTtaccgtgaaagaagaagagaaagactttacagtgaaagaaaaggaagacgcgttcagagtgaaagaggaggaggYtgttacagtaaaagaagaggaggaagagaaagaggaggatgccgTTTTTGGAGTGAAGGGGGAAGAGATAACTGTCACATTGAAGGAGGAGAATGAAGAACaggagaaggagacaggagaTCTGATTAAGACcagtaagtactgtcttaaaaacaggAGCACAAACTATTGTTGAACTAATGCGTGTTTTTAAAGCAGCGTTATACTGAATGTTTAtgctttaattatttattattaattagtattgaattattattattattaagttatTATGTAATTTAGGAATTGATAACTACACTGTAAGATGTGTATACCACCAAAGAGCYGGTCACCAACAAAACCTTAACAATCGATTAGCAAATTCACAACTTTAATGTCACTCAGAATTGACAAACAAGATATAAATGACAGGGGATGTGTGTTGCTATAGTAACCCGTGGGGTTGTGATGTGTGTTGCTATAGTAACCCGTGGGGGGAGTGAACACCCAGACAATGGacatttttgaaaacaaaaccagGGAGCTACTTCATCGTTAACCAGAAAGGATTTGATGTTGAGattaaaaacggctgcattggcccTTTAATGTAAGATACATACGGCTTCTTATGTGTTTTATTTATCCAACATAACTACCTTACCATGAACAAtttcaattaaaatagtcaaCAAGAAACAATAATAATATTAACTACGACTACATACACCCTTCTACACCCGGCTAGCTGACCACTGATTTTTATTGCAATTCATGTAAGTTAAGTTAGGTTATGAGAGTTTTCAAAAAAAGTCATATGTACACATTTTGTGGGACATTCTGTATATTGTAAACTTCGACTGTGTGACAGACCACATTTAATTTAATATCCAACTTTTAACCTCTGAAATATAGCTAACGGGTTTGCTAATGTTGTTAGTTTAACGTAGTTGCTAAATGTTAATAGAACTGCTTAGTAaccaaaaaggaaagaaattgtaAGTGTTAGATAATACATATCACGAAAACAGTTGAataacattatctattattatagagctctgctcagcctaaaCATGACatgatctattattatagagctctgctcagcctaaaacatgacattatctattattatagagctctgctcagcctataaacatgaattatatattattatagagctctctTATTTATGACATCATGACATTCCCTGAGAGATTAGATTTGGAGCTCtacatcatttgtttttaaatctcACCATCACCAAGTTTATTTTTAATTATGTAATGTTGTGTAAGACTGACCTCAGTTTATTGAGGGATCTAGTCTAGATTAAATCTCATAGgaagaacattttatttaaatgcaGGTTCATTCAGATCTCTCTGTTTAACTAAATAATCTGTTTGTCTTTTGGCAGGAGAGAGACCTGACTCTGACAGCGGAAGAGTTCCTCAGAGGAAAACAGACCCGGAGACGCTAACCAACACCACTGCTcccactgtggaaagagttttaggtGGTTTGGGAGCCTGAAAAATGCATGGAGAATACATACAGGAAAAAGCCTACCACTGTTCTCACTGTGGAAAGAATTTACTCAGTTAGGGGCCCTGGTTGGgcatgagagaacacacactaGAGCGCAAGCCTTATCACTGTTCCCACTGTGGAAGAGTTTTAGGTGGTTATGGTCCTGAACAAGCATGAGAGATACACACTGGAAGAGCCTTATCACTGTTCTCACTGTGGAAACAGTTTTAGTGGTTAGTGAGCCTGAAAACgcatgagagaacacacacaggagaaaaacctttccaatgttcccagtgtgAAAAGAGTTTTAGGTGGTCAGGGAGTCTGAAAAAAGcatgagagaaaacacacaagGAGTAAAGCCTTTCCAACATACTAATACACAGGAGGAGACAAACAACCATGCTCTCATTGTGAAAAtacattttcccagtcagaggacCTGAATCACACGAGAGAATAGAGAGGCTGTGTTCTGACTTATGTTCTGACTGAGAATTTGTCCACGGCAGAATTCACAGGGCCAGGGTGTCCGCTATGGACACCTGGAAGAAATCAGCAGCGGACATTTCTGAAGGTTTATCAACAGACCTGTACATCCTGAATGGATCTCTAGAATGTGTAACTATTTCTGAAGGTTATCCAAACAGACCTGTACATCCATGAATGGATCTCTATAATGTGTAACTATTTCTGAAGGTTTATCCAACAAACTGTACATCCATGAATGGATCTCTATAATGTGTAACTATTTTCTGAAGGTTTATCCAACAGACCTGTACATC
The nucleotide sequence above comes from Salvelinus sp. IW2-2015 unplaced genomic scaffold, ASM291031v2 Un_scaffold2846, whole genome shotgun sequence. Encoded proteins:
- the LOC112074851 gene encoding chemotaxis regulatory protein ChePep-like — protein: MSSRSYSPPVKEEGVCWTEKEGLGLNIVVKEEEGEEDVTVTVKEEEKDFTVKEKEDAFRVKEEEXVTVKEEEEEKEEDAVFGVKGEEITVTLKEENEEQEKETGDLIKTRERPDSDSGRVPQRKTDPETLTNTTAPTVERVLGGLGA